A stretch of Maridesulfovibrio zosterae DSM 11974 DNA encodes these proteins:
- a CDS encoding cupin domain-containing protein, protein MADLNLKNLKDVTIKNIDHNKVINLIDMVTYQDGQVVSRTLSQVKNITLTLFAFDAGEGISTHSAPGDAMVQVLDGIAEVTIADEVFNVRAGESIVMPANVAHGLEARERFKMLLTLVKQ, encoded by the coding sequence ATGGCTGACTTAAATCTCAAAAATTTGAAAGATGTGACAATTAAAAATATCGATCACAATAAAGTTATCAACTTGATTGATATGGTTACTTATCAGGATGGGCAGGTTGTAAGCCGTACTTTGTCGCAGGTTAAAAATATTACGCTGACTCTTTTTGCTTTTGATGCGGGGGAAGGTATCAGCACTCACAGCGCTCCCGGTGATGCGATGGTGCAGGTGCTTGACGGCATTGCTGAAGTAACCATTGCAGATGAAGTTTTCAATGTCAGAGCAGGTGAATCAATTGTTATGCCTGCAAATGTGGCTCATGGTCTTGAAGCCCGAGAAAGGTTTAAGATGTTGTTAACTCTCGTTAAGCAATAA
- a CDS encoding aldo/keto reductase → MTDTLNFQTLGNSSIKISKIGLGCMGLSEFYGQPATESEASTLIHHALDHGVNFFDTADMYGGGHNEKLLATALKGRRDQAVIATKFGIVREGNEYSREICGKPEYVRKSCHDSLRRLGIDCIDLYYIHRIDVNTPIEETIGEMSRLIDEGKIKTIGLSEASAATLRRAHAVHPVSALQSEYSMLTRDPEEEMLPLTKELGITFVPYSPICRGLLSTSKIAENDPNDVRKFLPRFQDGAYENNKNIATQLSTVAERKKCSLAQLSLAWVLAQGDNIIPIPGTTKIKNLDSNINAQQVELNRMDLAEIDSILNQNEVKGERYTAEGMKGVSA, encoded by the coding sequence ATGACTGACACCTTAAATTTTCAGACTCTCGGTAACAGCAGTATTAAAATCAGCAAAATAGGACTTGGATGCATGGGCCTCAGCGAATTTTATGGTCAGCCAGCTACAGAGAGTGAGGCATCTACACTGATACATCATGCCCTCGATCATGGAGTAAATTTCTTTGATACCGCAGATATGTACGGAGGAGGGCACAACGAAAAACTTCTGGCTACAGCCCTTAAAGGAAGAAGAGATCAGGCAGTAATTGCAACTAAATTCGGGATTGTGCGTGAAGGAAATGAATATTCACGAGAAATATGCGGTAAGCCTGAATACGTCCGTAAGTCCTGCCATGACAGTCTTCGCAGACTCGGAATAGATTGCATTGATTTATATTACATTCACCGTATAGACGTTAACACTCCGATTGAAGAAACTATCGGTGAAATGTCCAGACTGATTGACGAAGGTAAAATCAAAACCATTGGTCTTTCCGAAGCCTCTGCAGCCACTCTTCGTAGAGCTCACGCAGTTCATCCTGTTTCAGCCTTGCAATCAGAATATTCCATGCTGACTCGCGACCCTGAAGAAGAAATGCTCCCGCTGACAAAAGAGCTGGGCATTACTTTTGTTCCATACAGTCCTATCTGCAGAGGACTTTTAAGTACCAGCAAAATAGCAGAAAATGATCCGAATGATGTAAGAAAATTTCTTCCCCGTTTTCAGGATGGAGCATACGAAAATAACAAAAACATAGCGACCCAACTTTCTACAGTAGCAGAACGCAAGAAATGTTCACTTGCTCAGCTTTCGCTGGCATGGGTGCTGGCACAGGGCGATAATATTATTCCCATTCCAGGTACAACCAAGATTAAAAATCTGGACTCAAATATCAATGCTCAGCAAGTGGAGCTAAACCGAATGGATCTTGCTGAAATAGATAGCATCCTGAATCAGAATGAAGTGAAAGGTGAACGGTATACAGCCGAAGGGATGAAAGGAGTCAGTGCATAA
- a CDS encoding LysR substrate-binding domain-containing protein: METRQLKYFVAVAEELHFGRAAKRLYISQPPLSQQIMKFEDELGVKLFKRNKRSVELTAAGKSFLEDARTVLRSIERAQDNLEAFITGEGGRLSLGYIGPSLETTFADIVREYKTAYPGVQFVLNEMFTNDQLKAVRTGTIDAGIVRLFQHDVSDLESIMFHKESYALVLPTGHKFSEQKSVDVSELSGEPLIFFPRESQPLLYDEWMRVFNDCGFIPNIVQEAGTKAAALALAAAQIGISIVPESLARRNQQGVFFKKMTGDYPTLELHVIYRKGESFAALDNFLKIVEKWADKEKTIII; the protein is encoded by the coding sequence ATGGAAACTAGACAACTGAAATATTTTGTGGCGGTTGCTGAAGAGTTGCATTTTGGCCGTGCTGCCAAACGACTGTATATCTCTCAGCCTCCGCTCAGTCAGCAGATAATGAAGTTTGAGGATGAGCTTGGGGTTAAGTTGTTTAAGCGTAATAAACGCTCTGTAGAGCTTACAGCTGCGGGGAAATCATTTCTTGAAGATGCAAGGACGGTATTACGCTCAATTGAACGGGCTCAAGATAATCTTGAAGCTTTTATTACGGGTGAAGGAGGACGGTTGAGCCTTGGTTATATAGGCCCGTCTCTGGAAACGACTTTTGCTGATATTGTGAGGGAGTACAAAACTGCTTATCCGGGGGTGCAGTTTGTTTTAAATGAAATGTTCACTAATGATCAGCTTAAAGCTGTCCGTACTGGAACTATAGATGCAGGGATTGTCCGTTTGTTTCAGCACGATGTCAGTGATCTTGAGAGTATTATGTTCCACAAGGAATCATATGCATTGGTTTTACCTACGGGGCATAAATTTTCAGAGCAGAAGAGTGTAGATGTATCGGAGCTGTCCGGTGAACCTTTGATTTTTTTTCCACGTGAGAGCCAGCCTCTGCTTTACGATGAGTGGATGAGAGTCTTTAATGATTGCGGATTTATCCCTAATATTGTTCAGGAGGCTGGAACCAAAGCAGCAGCGTTGGCCTTGGCAGCTGCACAAATTGGCATTTCCATCGTACCTGAAAGCCTGGCTCGCAGAAATCAGCAGGGAGTTTTCTTTAAGAAAATGACCGGCGATTATCCGACACTTGAATTGCACGTAATTTATAGAAAGGGTGAGTCGTTTGCGGCGCTTGATAATTTTTTAAAAATTGTCGAAAAATGGGCTGACAAGGAAAAAACAATAATTATCTGA